A stretch of Microbacterium sp. LWH3-1.2 DNA encodes these proteins:
- a CDS encoding ABC transporter permease yields the protein MNNQNPAAGADPLGGLPAEQLPPVSGPLTGSPDLPAPTPEAPGAVDGGVPPPPRQNVFIKELLRSNWVTTVLAIVVAMVVGGVLMALTDEDVQAASGYFFARPGDTIGAVWNAVYGGYEALFRGAIYNPRANDFATQIRPLTNTLGFAAPLIAAGLGVALAFRVGLFNIGGRGQILIACATAALFTFNLNLPMFLQLPLTLAAGIAGGAIWGGIVGVLKARTGAHEVILTIMLNYVAFYLVTWMVRTPGILQRPAGDQPISSATPANAQFPDLLGPRFPLLDWGFVLVIAATVFVWWLVERSSLGFRLRAVGENPHAARASGISVQRMYIYAMLFAGGLAGLAGMNQIQGSVTTGFDGFIDAGIGFDAITVALLGRSRAWGVFAAGILFGALKAGSFTMQASQGIPVDIVLVVQSLIVLFIAAPPLIRTIFFLPKTDAEKAAKARAKAAKKAVSA from the coding sequence GTGAACAACCAGAACCCCGCCGCGGGCGCGGACCCGCTCGGGGGCCTGCCCGCGGAACAGCTCCCGCCCGTCTCGGGCCCGCTCACGGGCTCACCCGACCTCCCGGCACCCACACCCGAGGCACCTGGTGCCGTCGACGGCGGGGTGCCTCCGCCTCCGCGCCAGAACGTCTTCATCAAGGAGCTGCTGCGGAGCAACTGGGTGACGACGGTGCTCGCGATCGTCGTCGCGATGGTCGTCGGCGGCGTCCTCATGGCGCTGACCGACGAGGACGTCCAAGCGGCATCCGGCTACTTCTTCGCGCGCCCGGGCGACACCATCGGCGCCGTCTGGAACGCGGTCTACGGCGGCTACGAGGCACTGTTCCGCGGGGCGATCTACAACCCCCGCGCGAACGACTTCGCGACGCAGATCCGGCCGCTCACCAACACGCTCGGATTCGCCGCCCCGCTCATCGCCGCGGGCCTCGGTGTGGCGCTGGCGTTCCGCGTGGGTCTGTTCAACATCGGTGGACGCGGCCAGATCCTCATCGCCTGCGCGACGGCGGCGCTGTTCACGTTCAACCTGAACCTTCCGATGTTCCTCCAGCTGCCCCTCACGCTGGCGGCCGGTATCGCAGGCGGTGCGATCTGGGGCGGCATCGTCGGTGTGCTGAAGGCGCGCACCGGCGCCCACGAGGTCATCCTCACGATCATGCTCAACTACGTCGCGTTCTACCTCGTGACGTGGATGGTCCGCACTCCCGGCATCCTGCAGCGCCCCGCGGGCGACCAGCCGATCTCGTCGGCGACGCCGGCGAACGCGCAGTTCCCCGACCTGCTCGGTCCCCGCTTCCCGCTGCTCGACTGGGGCTTCGTGCTCGTCATCGCGGCCACCGTCTTCGTGTGGTGGCTCGTCGAGCGCTCGAGCCTCGGCTTCCGCCTCCGCGCCGTCGGTGAGAACCCGCACGCGGCCCGGGCGTCGGGCATCTCTGTGCAGCGGATGTACATCTACGCGATGCTGTTCGCCGGTGGCCTCGCCGGTCTTGCCGGCATGAACCAGATCCAGGGCTCTGTGACCACCGGCTTCGACGGATTCATCGACGCGGGCATCGGCTTCGACGCCATCACCGTCGCCCTCCTCGGCCGCAGCCGCGCCTGGGGCGTGTTCGCCGCCGGCATCCTGTTCGGGGCGCTGAAGGCCGGCTCCTTCACCATGCAGGCCTCGCAGGGCATCCCCGTCGACATCGTGCTCGTCGTGCAGTCGCTCATCGTCCTGTTCATCGCGGCCCCGCCGCTCATCCGCACGATCTTCTTCCTGCCGAAGACCGATGCCGAGAAGGCCGCCAAGGCGAGAGCCAAGGCAGCGAAGAAGGCGGTGTCCGCATGA
- a CDS encoding cytidine deaminase, which produces MTDIDWDELRAAATDAMQRAYAPYSRYKVGAAALVTDGRIVTGCNVENASYGISLCAECGLVSELANSGGGSLVAFVCVNGHGDTIMPCGRCRQLLYEFAIPGMLLETVSGIRTIDEVLPDAFGPRDLEEAAR; this is translated from the coding sequence ATGACCGATATCGACTGGGATGAGCTGCGCGCCGCGGCGACGGACGCGATGCAGCGGGCGTACGCTCCGTACTCGCGCTACAAGGTCGGCGCCGCGGCACTCGTGACCGACGGGCGCATCGTCACCGGGTGCAACGTCGAGAACGCGTCGTACGGCATCAGCCTCTGCGCGGAGTGCGGTCTCGTGAGCGAACTCGCGAACTCGGGCGGCGGAAGCCTCGTGGCGTTCGTGTGCGTCAACGGGCACGGCGACACGATCATGCCGTGCGGCCGCTGCCGGCAGCTGCTGTACGAGTTCGCGATCCCCGGCATGCTGCTCGAGACGGTGTCAGGCATCCGCACCATCGACGAGGTGCTGCCCGACGCGTTCGGGCCGCGCGACCTCGAGGAGGCGGCGCGATGA
- a CDS encoding ABC transporter permease, whose protein sequence is MTALAPAPDGTIQLATVKVRHLKLPVTLAIATVLLALLFLFVPRNGVSTFRLSDPSSTIALPNVSVPTAVTCWILVGSLVLLTLWAFWDSASYRRTGLWLPIVFSLLAVFAFLVWASAGGLVPVTGLLFGALSLSVPLIFGALGGVIGERVGVVNVAIEGQFLFGAFSAALLASITHNPFVGLVGAMVGGVLVAFVLAAFSIKYLVDQVIVGVVLNVLVTGLTGFLYGALLVPNESELNRPVRFTRWEIPLLSDIPIIGPVLFNQTFIVYLMYITVALVAWGLYRTRWGLRLRAVGEHPQAADTVGIKVNTSRFWNVSLAGAIAGIGGAYFTLVSVGQFTKEMTAGLGFIALAAVIFGRWDPIRATLAALLFGFATNLQNLLTVLRTPIPSEFMLMLPYVVTIIAVAGFAGQIRGPAAAGKPYVKG, encoded by the coding sequence ATGACCGCGCTCGCTCCTGCTCCCGACGGGACGATCCAGCTCGCCACGGTGAAGGTGCGCCACCTCAAGCTCCCCGTGACCCTCGCCATCGCGACGGTGCTGCTGGCGCTCCTCTTCCTGTTCGTGCCGCGCAACGGCGTAAGCACCTTCCGGCTGAGCGACCCGAGCTCGACGATCGCGCTGCCGAATGTGAGCGTCCCGACCGCCGTGACCTGCTGGATCCTGGTCGGTTCCCTGGTGCTCCTGACGCTCTGGGCGTTCTGGGATTCCGCCAGCTATCGTCGCACCGGGCTCTGGCTGCCGATCGTGTTCAGCCTCCTCGCCGTGTTCGCGTTCCTGGTGTGGGCCTCCGCCGGCGGGCTGGTCCCCGTCACCGGGCTCCTGTTCGGTGCACTGTCGCTGTCGGTCCCGCTCATCTTCGGTGCGCTGGGCGGCGTCATCGGCGAGCGGGTCGGCGTCGTCAACGTCGCGATCGAGGGTCAGTTCCTCTTCGGTGCGTTCAGCGCGGCGCTGCTTGCGAGTATCACGCACAACCCGTTCGTCGGCCTCGTGGGCGCAATGGTGGGCGGCGTGCTCGTCGCGTTCGTGCTCGCCGCGTTCTCGATCAAGTACCTCGTCGACCAGGTCATCGTCGGCGTCGTGCTGAACGTCCTCGTGACCGGCCTGACCGGCTTCCTCTACGGCGCGCTGCTCGTACCGAACGAGTCGGAACTCAACCGCCCGGTCCGCTTCACGCGCTGGGAGATCCCGCTGCTCAGCGACATCCCGATCATCGGGCCCGTCCTGTTCAACCAGACGTTCATCGTCTACCTCATGTACATCACGGTCGCCCTCGTCGCCTGGGGCCTCTACCGCACTCGCTGGGGCCTGCGGCTCCGCGCCGTCGGCGAGCACCCGCAGGCGGCGGACACCGTCGGCATCAAGGTGAACACCAGCCGGTTCTGGAACGTGTCGCTCGCCGGTGCGATCGCCGGCATCGGTGGCGCGTACTTCACGTTGGTCTCGGTCGGCCAGTTCACCAAGGAGATGACGGCGGGCCTCGGCTTCATCGCCCTGGCGGCGGTCATCTTCGGCCGCTGGGACCCGATCCGCGCGACTCTCGCGGCGTTGCTGTTCGGCTTCGCGACCAACCTGCAGAACCTCCTCACCGTGCTGCGGACGCCGATCCCGAGCGAGTTCATGCTCATGCTGCCCTACGTCGTGACGATCATCGCGGTCGCCGGGTTCGCCGGGCAGATCCGCGGTCCCGCGGCGGCGGGCAAGCCGTACGTCAAGGGATGA